GTCCAGCCGGGGCTCGGGCGCGAGCTCACCGACCAGTGGAAGCTCCAGCGCCGCGGCCACCACCTCACCGTCCAGCCCCGCCGGTGACGGCCCGCGGACCACCAACCGGAGGTCGGAGACCAGCGCGGCCACGGCCGAGCGCACCCGCGCGGCGGCCGCGACGGCACGCACCTCGGCCGGGACGACCAGCAGCGCGAGCGTGCACTGTGCCAGTGCCGCCTCGGTGGCCTCGTCGACGTGCCGGGGCAGGTCGACCACCACGAGGTCGCCCCCGCGACCGGCCGCGTTGAGCACCGACCGCATCGCCGCGCGCGGGATGGTGAGCAGGTCGCCGCGGTCCCAGGAGAGCACCACCAGGTCGTCGACGCGGGGCAGCGCCGACCGCAGGGCGCCCGCGCTCACCCTCCCCTCGGTCGCCACCAGCTCCGGCCAGCGCATGCCCGCGCAGTCCTCGCCGCCGAGGATCAGCTCGATGCCGCCACCGAGCGGGTCGCCGTCGACCAGGAGACTTCGCACGCCACGACCTGCCGCGGTCACCGCCAGGGCGGCGGCGAGCGTCGAGGCTCCCGCTCCGCCGCGTCCGCCCACGACGCCGATCGTGACCGCGGTCCGCCCCGCACCTTCGGCGGCGTCGGCCAGCCGATGAACGATCCACTGCTCCGCGTCGGGGAGCTGGAGGACGTGTTCGGCGCCGAGCTCGACCGCGCCCTGCCACAGCCCGCGGCTGTCCAGCGTGTGACCGACCACGATGACGTCCGGACGTCGTGGCGGGCTCACCCGGACGAGATCCGCCACCAGGTCGGCGCCGACCAGAACGAGGGGTGCGGCCGGCCACAGCCGGCGTGCCATCCCGGCATCGGCCGCCACCTCCAGCCCGGCGCCGGCTGCCGTACCGAGTCGGACGAGATCGTCGAGGAGGAGTTCGTCGGCCGTCGCGACGACCGGTCGCGACCCGGGCACGAGTCCAGACATGAAGAACCTTTCGAACCAGCCACAGAAGGGCGAAGAGGGGTCGGAAGGCACTCACGATGCCTCGCCGCCACCAGCGGCGAGCGGACCCGAACCGGGCCTGTGGACGGGACCGCCGATCACGTCGGTGTGGAAAACAACCGGGAAACGGCAGGTGCGAATCCGGAAAGTCGGAGGGTTCGCCAGGGTGTACGCCGGGCACTAGAGCAGACGACACACGAGCTACACAGGCGACAGCCCCCGCCGGGGGGGAGAGCGGGGGCTGTCGCCTGGCCTCAGCGCGCTCGGCGAGCTGGGCCGGCACCAGCGGCGAGGGGGTCGGCCGCTGAGATTTTGCTTCCCTTACCGAAGCCGTCTCAAACTTCGGACGAGGGCTCACACTCAGTTTGTCTCACGGGTGTCCGCCGCGCCAATCCCTCGTGGGTAAAAGGCCGAGGCCGCCCACGATGATCCCCGTCGAACGACGCGATCCCGGACATCACCCGCTGTGGGGCGCAATCGCGCCCATTCTGGCGCCGAACACCGATCGCTGATCGCTGATCGTCGAAGCCGTTACCGAAAAGTCCACCGCTCGACCGCGAACCGTTGCGCACCGACCATTCCTGGCTCACCGATGCGGACCTAGGGTTGAGGATGGCCGACCGATGGCCGCGCCACCAGCCCGCTCAGACCAACCAGCCCACCCAGCCAACCCGAACGACAGCCCGACCGACAGCCCGACCGACGACGGACGAGGACCTGCCGACGATGCCCGACGAAGACCCGCAACGGACCGGCTCCGGCGACCGCGTCGCGGCGTTCTTCGACCTGGACAAGACGATTCTGGCCAGGTCGAGCACGCTCGCCTTCAGTCGCCCGTTCTACAACGGCGGTCTGATCAACCGGCGGGCCGTGGTGCGGTCGGCGTACGCGCAGTTCGTCTATCTGCTCGGTGGCGCCGACCACGAGCAGATGGAGAAGATGCGGGCCTACCTGTCGGCCATCGTCACCGGGTGGGACGTGCAGGGCGTGAAGGACATCGTTGCCGAGGCGCTGCACCACGTCGTCGACCCGTTGGTGTTCGCCGAGGCCGTCGCGCTGATAGCCGACCACCGGGCCGCCGGGCACGAGGTGGTCATCGTCTCCTCGTCCGGGCAGGAGGTCGTCGAGCCGATCGGCGAGCTGCTGGGCGCCGACCGGGTGATCGCCACGCGGATGAGCGTCGAGGACGGGAAGTACACCGGAGTGATCGACTTCTATTCGTACGGAGAGAACAAGGCGACCGCCGTACGCGAACTGGCCGCCGGGCGTGGCTACGACCTGGCCGAGTGCTACGCGTACTCCGACTCGATCACCGACCTTCCCCTGCTGCGGGTGGTAGGCCACCCGTACGCCGTCAATCCCGACCGCGCACTGCGCCGCATCGCCGCCGAGAACGGCTGGCCGATCCTGCGGTTCGCCCGGCCGACCGCGGTGGACCGGACCGGTTCGCGCACGGCCGGCCGCCGGCCGGCGCTGGCCGTCGCGGTGTGTGCCGGCGCGGCGATGGCGGTGGTGTGGGCCGTCCGCAGCGGCCGGATCCTCGACGTACGCGCCCGGGTCGATCTTCGCGCGGAAAGTAAAGATCTTGGCCGGGCCCTTTCCTTCGCGGGACGAAGGTCGTAGAAAGGCAGTACGTCCCGTGGGACCAGAAGAAACACTCCGGTGTCGCTTCTGATTGCACGAGACGTGCACGCCGGCCGGGTACCCACGCGACGACCAGCCCGTCTTCGAGGGCGGTTGCTTCGCCTCCTGGATTCCCGGGACCGAATCGACACCAAGGTGCGCGCTTGGTAACCCGGCCGACGTGCGCCTTCCGCGCCTTCTGGCGCATCCGAGTCGGCACGCGCGCGGAACGATTCCGCGACGACCGGAAACTCCGTTGCGGCCGGGTTCGCTGTTTTCCCGCCTGGGATCGCGGTCGACGGCATTGCGTACGACGAAAAGGTCTCCCAAGCACGACAATCCTCTGCTTGCGCGCCGTATCGTCGCGCCATGGCGGCGTTCCGTGAGCCCTCGTTCGAGGTTCTCCACGACGGACGCGTCGAGGAGGCGACCGCCGGCGGTCCTCGCCACGGTGGCGGCCGCCGGTTCCGGCGCCGTCGGTTCGTTCCCCTGGTGGCGGTCCTGCTCGCCGGCCTGGTCGGTGGCGCCGCGGCGACCATCTGGTGGGTACGCCAACCAGGCGGCATCGCCCACACCGAGCCGGTCCGGCTGTTCGCCCAGGCAAGCTCCGGTGCGGACGAGCCCGACGACCGCGCCTGCGTGTCGGTCCTGGTCGTCCTGCACAACCTCGGCGACCACCCGCTCACCATCGAACGCGTCGACGTGCGGCTGCCGCGGCTGCGGACGAGCCGGCAGTGCCCGCCGCCGGAGCAGCCCTCGGGCGACACGGTCATCCGGCCGGCCGGCTACCTCGCGTACGTCCTCCGCCTCGGGCTGGCCTGCCCGTCGTCGGGCCCGGAGCCCGCACCGACCACCTCGACCCGGGAACCGGCGTCGACGCCCGCACCGCGCTACACCGCCGTCGCGAGGAGCCCGTTCGGGAGCCGGACGACGGTCACCGGCGCGGTCGACACCAGCGGGCTGGAGACCGGTGCCGAACTGTGCGGCCGGCGGCCCACCTCGCTCACGTTGTGGTGGTCGGGCGAGCACGCGACCCGGGTCGGCCCGCCCGGCCGGACGCCCACCCTGCGGCTGACCGGACTGGTCGGCTCCGGCCTGTCCGCGCCGGACGTCCGCCTCACCTCACTGGGCACGTCCTCCGCAAGCGCGTTCGCAGTCACCGCGCACGGCCTGCCGCTCAGCCTGCACTCCGACACCGACCGTCAAGTCGTCGTTGACATCACCGTACGAGACTGCGCCAGGGCCGGGCGGTTCGCCGACGCCGACCTGGTGCTCACCGCCACCACCCGGCCGGCCGCGCACGTCTCGGGCACCCTCACCGACGGTCCACGGGCGCTGACCGTCGCCCTGGTCCGCCTGGTCGACGCCACCTGCCGCACCACCGCGCCCGGCCGCTGAGCAGGCCCTGCGCGGACCCGCGGGCGGACCTCGGTTCCGACCTCGGAACCGACCTCAGGACCGGCCCCGGAACCCACCTCGGGGCCGGGCGACCCGAAACCGCCCCGGCGGCGGGCTCTCGCGTACGATCGCCGCACCATGGAAGAGTCGGTACGACGGTCGCTGAGCCGCTCATTCGGGTCCACCGCGGCGGACTACGAACGCAGTCGTCCCGACTATCCCCAGGCCGCCGCCGACTGGCTGCTGGCCGGCCTCGACGACAGCCCCCGCAGCCGCGCCGGCTGGCCCGCGACCGTCGTCGAACTCGCCGCGGGCACCGGCAAGTTCACCAGGTCGGTGGTCGCCGCCGGCCACGAGGTCATCGCGGTCGAGCCCGCCCAGCCGATGCTGGACCGGCTGGTCCGCGCGGTTCCCGAAGCCCTCGCGGTCCGGGGGGTCGCCGAGCGCATTCCCCTCGCCGACAGCAGTACGGACGCGGTCCTCGCCGCCCAGGCGTTCCACTGGTTCGACACCGAACGCTCGCTGGCCGAGATCGCCCGCGTGCTGCGGCCGGGCGGGATGTTCGGACTGGTGTGGAACTACCGCGACGAGTCGGTTCCCTGGGTACGGCAGCTGTCCGACCTGCTCGGCAGCGACCGGCACCGGACCGGGCACGCGGAGGATCTGATCGAGAAGCTGGAGTGGAGCAGGCTGTTCACCCCGCCGAAGCGCGCCACCTTCCGGATGTGGCAGCGGCTGGACCGGCGGGGGCTGGTCCGGTTGGTCGCGTCCAGGTCGTACGTCTCGACGATGTCCCCCGCCGACCGTGAGGACCTGCTGTTCAGCGTCGGGCAGCTCTTCGACGCCACCGTCCGCCAGCCCGACGGCCTGCTGCTGCCGTACACGACGATCTGCTACCGCACCGGTGTGCGCAAATGGTGACGGTCCCGGGTGCGAGACTGGCTCGATGAGCAGCAGCGGGGGCCATGACGGGGGGACCGAGCCGACCGAGCCGACCGGGCCGGCGGCGGAGGAGCCCGGCCGGGTCCTGCACCGCTGGGCGGTCGAGCTGGCCGCGATGGCACAGAACGGCCTGACGTACAGCTCCGACCGCTACGACATCGCCCGCTACGAACGGCTGCGGTCGATGTCGGCCGAGCTGATGGGGTTGATCGGTACGCCCGACGCCGCGGAGTTCCGGGCGGCGCTGAGCGCGGAGGCCGGGCACGCCACCCCGAAGGTCGATGTACGCGGCGCACTCTTCCACGACGACCGGGTGCTGCTGGTCCAGGAGGCGCGCGACCGGCTCTGGACGCTTCCCGGCGGCTGGGCGGACGCGCTGGACTCTCCGTCGGACGCCGCCGAACGCGAGTTCGCCGAGGAGGCCGGTCTTCGCGTCCGTGCGCGCCGGCTGGCGGCGGTGCACGACGGCTCGCTCCGTAACGGCCACGCCGGCAGTCCCTGGCACACGTACAAGCTGTTCTTCCTCGTCGACCGGCTGGACGACGCACCGCCGCGAGCGGGCCTGGACGGCGAGACCGCCGACGTCGGCTTCTTCGCCCTCGACGACCTGCCCGAGCTGTCCACCCCACGGTGCACCGCGGACCAGCTCGCGCTCCTGCTCGCCCATCACCGCGACCCGAGCCTGCCCACCGACTTCGACTGACCGACTTCACCGGCCGACGTCGACCAGCCGACTTCGACCGGGCCCGACTCGAGAGACGGGTTTGCCGTTTCCTGAGCGCCACTTGACGAAAACCCTTCCGATGCGCCGCCTGCACCTCTACGGTTGGCCTCCAACGAAGTCACGGTGCGGCACCGACATGTTCCGGTGAGGCACCGTCACACGTCGGACGCGGCTGCCCGTCGGTGCACGGCGCCGCACACAGCGGAGGTGGCAACGTGGCCGGACCCGACGCGAGACCCGAGCCGAGACCCGGCCCGGGTTCCGGACCGACCGTCGCGGACCACCGCGAATACACGGCGATCGCGCGCAGCGAGGAGTTCGGCCGGCTGCGCAGGCGGCACCACGGGTTCGCGTTCCCGTGGACCATCGCCTTCCTGGCGTGGTACCTCCTCTACGTCGTGTGCGCCAACTGGGCGCCCGGCCTGATGAGCACCAAGGTGGCCGGCAACGTCAACGTCGCGCTGGTGTGGGGGCTGTTGCAGTTCCTGTCCACGTTCGTGATCGCGTTCCTCTACAGCCGGCACGCGCGCCGCCACCTCGACCCGGTGGCCGGCGAGCTCAACGACCGGTTCGAGAACGCCCGTTCCCAGCAGGGGGCCACCCGATGAGCACCCTCCTGATCGCGGCGCCGGCCCAGGGTTCGGACCACCGCACCCTCACCATCGTGTTGTTCCTCGCCGTGGTGGCGGTCACGTTGTACGTCACACTGGTGGCCAGCCGGCAGAACCGCACCGCCGCCGACTACTACGCGGCCGGCCGGTCGTTCTCCGGCTTCCAGAACGGCATGGCGATCTCCGGCGACTACATGTCGGCCGCGTCGTTCCTCGGCATCTCCGGCGCGATCGCGCTGTCGGGATACGACGGTTTCCTGTACTCCATCGGGTTCCTGGTGGCCTGGCTGGTCGCGCTGATGCTGGTGGCGGAGCTGCTGCGCAACTCCGGTCGCTTCACCCTGGCCGACCAGCTCGCCTACCGCATGCGCCAGCGCCCCGTACGCACCGCCGCCGCGGTGTCCACGCTCGGCGTCTCGATCTTCTACCTGCTTGCCCAGATGGTCGGGGCGGGCTCGCTGGTCGCGCTGCTGCTCGGCATCAGCAGCGACACCGCCAAGAACATCACGATCGCCCTCGTCGGCGTGTTGATGATCTTCTACGTCACGGTCGGCGGGATGAAGGGCACCACCTGGGTGCAGATCGTCAAGGCCGTCCTGCTGATGGGCGGCACCCTGCTGGTCACCGGCATCGTGTTGTGGAAGTTCCACTTCAACCTCTCCGACCTGCTCGGCACCGCGGCGGACCGCAGCGGCAAGGGGCAGGCGTTCATCGAGCCGGGACTGAAGTACGGCAAGACGCTCACGTCCAAGATCGACTTCCTGTCCCTCGGCCTTGCCCTCGTCCTCGGCACCGCCGGCCTGCCGCACATCCTGATCCGCTTCTACACCGTGCCGACGTCGCGCGCGGCCCGGTCGTCGGTGCAGTGGGCGATCGGCATCATCGGCACCTTCTACCTGATGACGCTGGTGCTCGGCTTCGGGGCGGCGGCCATGCTCGACACCGGCCCGGAGTCCCAGGTGGCCGCGACCGCGGGCAACGTCGCCGCCCCGCTGCTGGCCCAGGCCGCCGGCGGAGGTGCGGGCACCACCGGCGGCGCGGTCCTGCTGGCGTTGATCGCCGCGGTGGCGTTCGCCACCATCCTCGCGGTGGTGGCCGGCCTGACGCTCACCTCGGCGTCGTCGTTCGCCCACGACATCTACGCGCACGTGTTACGACGCGGCCAGGCGTCCGAACGCCAGGAGGTGCGGGTCGCCCGGATGGCCGCGTTCCTGATCGGCGCGGTGGCGATCGCACTGGCGATCCCGGCGCAGCGGCTCAACGTCGCGTTCCTGGTGGCACTGGCGTTCGCGGTGGCCGCCTCGGCCAACCTGCCGGCGATCGTCTACAACCTGTTCTGGCGACGGTTCAACACCCGGGGCGCGGTCTGGAGCATCTACGGCGGGCTGGGCAGCGCCGTCCTGCTCGTCTTCTTCTCCCCGGTGGTCTCGGGCAAGGTGGCCCCCGACGGTACGAGCGCCTCGCTCTTCCCGCTGGGCGTCGACTTCTCGTGGTTCCCGCTGGAGAACCCCGGCATCGTGTCGATCCCGCTCGGCTTCCTGCTCGGCTGGGCCGGCACCGTGCTGAGCCGGGACAAGGACTCCGAACGCCGCTTCGACGAGCTGCAGGTCCGCGCGCTCACCGGCGCCGGGGCGGAGGTCGCGTCCGGACGCTGAGCGGCGCATCCCTCATCCCGTCCCAGACCCGATCGTCACGCTGCGCGCCCGCCCGGACGGCTCCTCCGGTGGTCTCCGGTACGCCGGTCCGCCGACGGCCGGTCCAGGCCACCGGCCGCGGACCGGGCACGCTCCCGCGATGTCGGACCGGAGGGCTAGGGTCTAGTCACCCAGCCAGCAGACCGAAGAAGGGGTTGTCCGTGAGCGAAGCACTGTCGAACCTCCTGCGGGAAGACCGCCGGTTCCCGCCGCCCGCGGAGCTCGCCGCCGCCGCCAACGTCACCAAGGAGACCTACGCCGAGGCCGACGCCGACCGGATCGCCTTCTGGGAGGAGCAGGCCCGCCGGTTGCACTGGGACCGCGAGTGGGACGAGGCGCTCGACTGGAGCAAGGCGCCGTTCGCGAAGTGGTTCGTCGGCGGCCGGATCAACGCCGCGTACAACTGTCTGGACCGCCACGTCGAGGCCGGCAACGGCGACAAGGTCGCCTACCACTGGGAGGGCGAGCCGGGCGACACCCGCACCCTCACCTACACCGACCTGCTGCGCGAGGTGTCCCGGGCGGCCAACGCGCTGATCGAGCTGGGCGTGCGGGCCGGTGACCGGGTCGCGATCTACATGCCGATGATCCCCGAGACCGTGGTCGCGATGCTGGCCTGCGCCCGGCTGGGCGCACCGCACACCGTGGTGTTCGGAGGCTTCTCGGCCAGCGCGCTGCGCGACCGGATCCAGGACTGCGACGCCCGGATCGTGATCACCTCCGACGGCGGCTACCGCCGGGGCGCCCCCAGTGCGCTGAAGCCGCAGGTCGACCAGGCGCTCACCGAGTGCCCGGACGTCCGCAACGTCCTCGTGGTGAAGCGGACCGACCAGGACGTGGAGTGGACCGAGGGCCGCGATCTTTGGTGGCACGAGGCGGTCGACAAGCAGAGCGACCAGCACACGGCGGAGTTCTTCGACGCCGAGCAGCCGCTCTACGTCATGTACACCAGCGGCACGACCGGCAAGCCCAAGGGCATCCTGCACACGACCGGCGGCTACCTCACCCAGGTCGCCTGGACCCACTGGGCGGTCTTCGACGTCAAGCCGGACGACGTCTACTGGACCGCGGCCGACATCGGCTGGGTCACCGGTCACTCCTACATCGTCTACGGCCCGCTGGCCAACGGCGTGACGAGCGTGATGTACGAAGGCACGCCGGACACCCCGCACCGCGGCCGGTGGTGGGAGCTGATCGCGAAGTACGGCGTCAGCATCCTCTACTGCGCGCCCACTGCGATCCGGACGTTCATGAAGTGGGGCGAGGACATCCCCGCGGAGTTCGACCTGTCCTCGCTGCGCGTGCTGGGCAGCGTCGGCGAGCCGATCAACCCCGAGGCCTACGTGTGGTACCGCACGTTCATCGGCAGCGGCCGCACCCCGGTCGTGGACACCTGGTGGCAGACCGAGACCGGCGGCATCATGATCACGCCGCTGCCCGGTGTGGCCGACGGGAAGCCCGGCGCGGCCATGACCCCGCTGCCCGGCATCTCCGCCGAGGTGGTCGACGACGCCGGCAACGCCGTGCCCAACGGCGCCGGTGGCTATCTCGTTCTCACCGAGCCGTGGCCGGCGATGCTGCGGACGCTGTGGGGCGACGACCAGCGCTACGTCGACACGTACTGGTCGCGGTTCGAGGGCCGCTACTTCGCCGGCGACGGCGCCAAGAAGGACGACGACGGCGACATCTGGCTGCTCGGCCGGGTCGACGACGTCATGAACGTCTCCGGGCACCGGCTGTCCACCACCGAGATCGAGTCGGCGCTGGTGTCCCACCCGAATGTCGCCGAGGCCGCCGTGGTGGGTGCCACCGACCCGACGACCGGGCAGGCCGTCGTGGCGTTCGTGATCCTTCGCGGCAGCGCGACCGAGTCCGGGGAGCAGGCGGCGAAGGAGCTGCGCAACCACGTGGCCGCCGAGATCGGGCCGATTGCCAAGCCCCGCCAGATCCTGGTGGTGGAGGAGCTGCCGAAGACCCGATCGGGCAAGATCATGCGCCGGCTGCTGCGCGACGTAGCCGAAAACCGCGAGCTCGGCGACGTCACCACCCTCACCGACTCCTCGGTGATGGAGCTGATCCGGACCAACCTCTCCACGCCCGGCGCGGCCGACGACGACTGAGCCGGCGGACCGGCCTCGGGCCGGATTCGAGGATTCGTCGCGGGCCCGGGGCTCCCCACCAGGAGCCCCGGGCCCGCGTGGTTCCTGCCGTTCGCCTCCGCGGGATTACATCCGCGCCGCGCCTTGCTGGGGCAAGGAGAAGTTCCGGCCCGGTCATGTCGGCCGGCAACTCGGCAACTCGGCATCTCGGAGAGGACCACCCATGCGCGCACTCGTCGTCGATCACTCCGCCCCCGCACATCTTCGGCTCGCGGAGGCGCCCGACCCGCGGCCGGCCGCCGACCAGGCGCTGGTCGAGGTCCGCGCGTTCTCCCTGAACTACGGCGAGCTGGCCGGTCTGCCCAACCAGCCCGAGGGCATGGTGCCGGGCTGGGACGCCGCCGGCGTCGTGGTGTCCGCCGCGGCCGACGGGACCGGTCCGGCGGAGGGTTCCCGGGTGGTGACGTTCGGGCCGGCCGGCGCCTGGGCGGGGCTGCGCGCGGTGGACACCACCGAGCTCGCCGTCGTTCCGGACGAGGTGGACCTTGGTACGGCGAGCGCTCTCCCGGTGGCCGGCGTGACGGCACTGCGGGCGATCCGCCGGTTCGGGTTCGTCGGCGGCGAGCGGGTGCTGGTGACCGGCGCGTCCGGAGGTGTGGGCAGGTTCGCGGTGCAGATCGCCGCGCTGGCCGGCGCCCACGTGATCGCCAGCGTCGGCCGGCCCGAGCGCGGCGCCGGTCTGGCCGAGCTCGGTGCAGCCGAGGTGGTCGTCGGGCTGGACTCGGTGGCCGGCCCGCTGCACGGGGTGGTGGACAACGTCGGCGGTCCCCACCTGGTGAAGGCTTTCGGCCTGCTGGGCGAGGGTGGCTCACTGCAGTCGATCGGTGCCACCTCCGGAGAGCCGGCGGTGTTCCCGCCGTACGCCACGGTCGGCACGTACCGCCGGTTGGAAGCGTTCACCATGGGCGGCAACCTGGCCGGCGACCTGGGCTACCTCGCGGGCCTCGCCGCCCGCGGCCGCCTCGACATCCAGGTCGGCCGCCGCGACTCGTGGGAGCAGATGGCCGAGGCCGTCGAGGCGTTGTTCGGCCGGCAGGTGGCCGGCAAGGCCGTGCTCGACGTCACCTGAGCAGCTGGACCCGGCACCGTCAGGCCGGCCAGTCCAGCTGCGCCTCCGGCCCCAGGAGATCGAAGAGACCCGTGGACTTCCAGCCGATCGAACGCTCGCCGGAGGCGTTCCAGCAGCCGGTCACCGCCGACCAGATCGTGGCCATGACCCGCCGCGCCTTCGGTCCGCACGTTCGGGTCAGCGCGGCGGTCGAACTCGGCAACGGCACGTACAACAACACCTACCGCGTCGACCTCGACCTGGCAGCCGCCGGCGCCGTCGTGGTCGATGACGACGACGGCGGCGCGCCCCCGCCCGGGGACCGCTCGGTGATCCTGCGCGTCGCGCCGGAGCCCGCCCGGCAGTTCCGCACCGAACGCGGGTTCCTGCGC
This Actinopolymorpha cephalotaxi DNA region includes the following protein-coding sequences:
- the ssd gene encoding septum site-determining protein Ssd; the protein is MSGLVPGSRPVVATADELLLDDLVRLGTAAGAGLEVAADAGMARRLWPAAPLVLVGADLVADLVRVSPPRRPDVIVVGHTLDSRGLWQGAVELGAEHVLQLPDAEQWIVHRLADAAEGAGRTAVTIGVVGGRGGAGASTLAAALAVTAAGRGVRSLLVDGDPLGGGIELILGGEDCAGMRWPELVATEGRVSAGALRSALPRVDDLVVLSWDRGDLLTIPRAAMRSVLNAAGRGGDLVVVDLPRHVDEATEAALAQCTLALLVVPAEVRAVAAAARVRSAVAALVSDLRLVVRGPSPAGLDGEVVAAALELPLVGELAPEPRLDVMLEHGEPPGRRGKGPLATLCRRLLADLGIGSARPSARSAQPAKPGQAEWGARPPTEVDAGPARRARQDRRARRNGSAA
- a CDS encoding HAD family hydrolase; this encodes MPDEDPQRTGSGDRVAAFFDLDKTILARSSTLAFSRPFYNGGLINRRAVVRSAYAQFVYLLGGADHEQMEKMRAYLSAIVTGWDVQGVKDIVAEALHHVVDPLVFAEAVALIADHRAAGHEVVIVSSSGQEVVEPIGELLGADRVIATRMSVEDGKYTGVIDFYSYGENKATAVRELAAGRGYDLAECYAYSDSITDLPLLRVVGHPYAVNPDRALRRIAAENGWPILRFARPTAVDRTGSRTAGRRPALAVAVCAGAAMAVVWAVRSGRILDVRARVDLRAESKDLGRALSFAGRRS
- a CDS encoding RAD23 family protein, with amino-acid sequence MAAFREPSFEVLHDGRVEEATAGGPRHGGGRRFRRRRFVPLVAVLLAGLVGGAAATIWWVRQPGGIAHTEPVRLFAQASSGADEPDDRACVSVLVVLHNLGDHPLTIERVDVRLPRLRTSRQCPPPEQPSGDTVIRPAGYLAYVLRLGLACPSSGPEPAPTTSTREPASTPAPRYTAVARSPFGSRTTVTGAVDTSGLETGAELCGRRPTSLTLWWSGEHATRVGPPGRTPTLRLTGLVGSGLSAPDVRLTSLGTSSASAFAVTAHGLPLSLHSDTDRQVVVDITVRDCARAGRFADADLVLTATTRPAAHVSGTLTDGPRALTVALVRLVDATCRTTAPGR
- a CDS encoding class I SAM-dependent methyltransferase, with the protein product MEESVRRSLSRSFGSTAADYERSRPDYPQAAADWLLAGLDDSPRSRAGWPATVVELAAGTGKFTRSVVAAGHEVIAVEPAQPMLDRLVRAVPEALAVRGVAERIPLADSSTDAVLAAQAFHWFDTERSLAEIARVLRPGGMFGLVWNYRDESVPWVRQLSDLLGSDRHRTGHAEDLIEKLEWSRLFTPPKRATFRMWQRLDRRGLVRLVASRSYVSTMSPADREDLLFSVGQLFDATVRQPDGLLLPYTTICYRTGVRKW
- a CDS encoding NUDIX hydrolase, with translation MSSSGGHDGGTEPTEPTGPAAEEPGRVLHRWAVELAAMAQNGLTYSSDRYDIARYERLRSMSAELMGLIGTPDAAEFRAALSAEAGHATPKVDVRGALFHDDRVLLVQEARDRLWTLPGGWADALDSPSDAAEREFAEEAGLRVRARRLAAVHDGSLRNGHAGSPWHTYKLFFLVDRLDDAPPRAGLDGETADVGFFALDDLPELSTPRCTADQLALLLAHHRDPSLPTDFD
- a CDS encoding DUF485 domain-containing protein, which codes for MAGPDARPEPRPGPGSGPTVADHREYTAIARSEEFGRLRRRHHGFAFPWTIAFLAWYLLYVVCANWAPGLMSTKVAGNVNVALVWGLLQFLSTFVIAFLYSRHARRHLDPVAGELNDRFENARSQQGATR
- a CDS encoding solute symporter family protein, giving the protein MSTLLIAAPAQGSDHRTLTIVLFLAVVAVTLYVTLVASRQNRTAADYYAAGRSFSGFQNGMAISGDYMSAASFLGISGAIALSGYDGFLYSIGFLVAWLVALMLVAELLRNSGRFTLADQLAYRMRQRPVRTAAAVSTLGVSIFYLLAQMVGAGSLVALLLGISSDTAKNITIALVGVLMIFYVTVGGMKGTTWVQIVKAVLLMGGTLLVTGIVLWKFHFNLSDLLGTAADRSGKGQAFIEPGLKYGKTLTSKIDFLSLGLALVLGTAGLPHILIRFYTVPTSRAARSSVQWAIGIIGTFYLMTLVLGFGAAAMLDTGPESQVAATAGNVAAPLLAQAAGGGAGTTGGAVLLALIAAVAFATILAVVAGLTLTSASSFAHDIYAHVLRRGQASERQEVRVARMAAFLIGAVAIALAIPAQRLNVAFLVALAFAVAASANLPAIVYNLFWRRFNTRGAVWSIYGGLGSAVLLVFFSPVVSGKVAPDGTSASLFPLGVDFSWFPLENPGIVSIPLGFLLGWAGTVLSRDKDSERRFDELQVRALTGAGAEVASGR
- the acs gene encoding acetate--CoA ligase; translation: MSEALSNLLREDRRFPPPAELAAAANVTKETYAEADADRIAFWEEQARRLHWDREWDEALDWSKAPFAKWFVGGRINAAYNCLDRHVEAGNGDKVAYHWEGEPGDTRTLTYTDLLREVSRAANALIELGVRAGDRVAIYMPMIPETVVAMLACARLGAPHTVVFGGFSASALRDRIQDCDARIVITSDGGYRRGAPSALKPQVDQALTECPDVRNVLVVKRTDQDVEWTEGRDLWWHEAVDKQSDQHTAEFFDAEQPLYVMYTSGTTGKPKGILHTTGGYLTQVAWTHWAVFDVKPDDVYWTAADIGWVTGHSYIVYGPLANGVTSVMYEGTPDTPHRGRWWELIAKYGVSILYCAPTAIRTFMKWGEDIPAEFDLSSLRVLGSVGEPINPEAYVWYRTFIGSGRTPVVDTWWQTETGGIMITPLPGVADGKPGAAMTPLPGISAEVVDDAGNAVPNGAGGYLVLTEPWPAMLRTLWGDDQRYVDTYWSRFEGRYFAGDGAKKDDDGDIWLLGRVDDVMNVSGHRLSTTEIESALVSHPNVAEAAVVGATDPTTGQAVVAFVILRGSATESGEQAAKELRNHVAAEIGPIAKPRQILVVEELPKTRSGKIMRRLLRDVAENRELGDVTTLTDSSVMELIRTNLSTPGAADDD
- a CDS encoding zinc-binding dehydrogenase — its product is MRALVVDHSAPAHLRLAEAPDPRPAADQALVEVRAFSLNYGELAGLPNQPEGMVPGWDAAGVVVSAAADGTGPAEGSRVVTFGPAGAWAGLRAVDTTELAVVPDEVDLGTASALPVAGVTALRAIRRFGFVGGERVLVTGASGGVGRFAVQIAALAGAHVIASVGRPERGAGLAELGAAEVVVGLDSVAGPLHGVVDNVGGPHLVKAFGLLGEGGSLQSIGATSGEPAVFPPYATVGTYRRLEAFTMGGNLAGDLGYLAGLAARGRLDIQVGRRDSWEQMAEAVEALFGRQVAGKAVLDVT